In one Vagococcus entomophilus genomic region, the following are encoded:
- a CDS encoding glycerate kinase, whose translation MNVVVAIDSFKGSATSLELNQAVKEAIEADFSQVECVCIPIADGGEGSLEAIYTANGGHFQSCSTVDLLGRNCKTEYLITLKENKKIAIIESAKVVGLDLIHPCEETLCQASTYGLGLVVKDALEKRVNQIILTLGGSGTSDGGLGFLQALGADTGDTARTGNPLLVAKKLDLARVKQQFAQINLIAAADVTNVYYGSNGAAKVFGMQKGGSPEILEKLDAKAQRIATYLQEHDQIVLNQVAGSGAAGGLGGAIVALGGELQSGFELISQFTNLEQMVSKADLVFTGEGSIDSQTENGKVPFGIAQLTQKFAVPVVVLCGRYTAIKPQLAANFQGIFCIQSAPISLEEALKKENTLLNIANTAKNILKLFLFSKQSNLEKEW comes from the coding sequence ATGAACGTTGTTGTGGCAATCGATTCTTTTAAAGGAAGTGCTACTTCTTTAGAGTTAAATCAAGCAGTGAAAGAGGCTATTGAGGCTGATTTTTCACAAGTTGAGTGTGTGTGTATTCCAATTGCAGATGGAGGAGAAGGGTCATTAGAAGCAATCTATACAGCGAATGGTGGACATTTTCAAAGTTGTTCTACAGTTGACTTATTAGGGAGAAATTGTAAGACAGAATATCTGATTACTCTGAAAGAAAATAAAAAAATTGCGATTATTGAATCTGCAAAAGTTGTCGGACTAGACTTGATTCACCCATGTGAAGAAACTCTTTGTCAGGCAAGTACATATGGTCTGGGGTTAGTAGTAAAAGATGCCTTAGAAAAACGGGTGAATCAAATTATTCTAACTTTAGGTGGAAGTGGGACTTCGGATGGTGGGCTTGGATTTCTTCAAGCTTTAGGAGCAGATACTGGAGACACGGCTCGTACGGGGAACCCACTACTTGTTGCAAAAAAACTAGATTTAGCTAGAGTTAAACAGCAATTTGCTCAAATAAATTTAATTGCAGCAGCAGATGTTACCAATGTTTATTATGGATCAAACGGGGCGGCTAAAGTTTTTGGGATGCAAAAAGGAGGCAGTCCAGAAATTCTTGAAAAATTAGATGCAAAGGCACAACGAATCGCTACCTATCTACAAGAACATGATCAGATTGTATTGAACCAAGTTGCTGGTAGTGGAGCAGCAGGTGGGTTAGGTGGTGCTATTGTAGCACTTGGTGGTGAGCTACAAAGTGGCTTTGAGCTGATTTCGCAGTTTACCAACCTGGAACAGATGGTTTCAAAAGCAGACCTTGTTTTTACTGGAGAAGGTAGCATAGATTCACAGACTGAAAATGGAAAAGTGCCATTTGGGATTGCCCAATTAACCCAAAAGTTCGCTGTCCCAGTCGTAGTCTTGTGTGGCAGATACACTGCAATAAAGCCACAATTAGCAGCTAATTTCCAAGGAATATTTTGTATACAATCGGCCCCCATTTCTCTTGAAGAAGCGTTAAAAAAAGAAAATACACTTTTAAATATTGCCAATACGGCTAAAAACATTTTAAAGCTCTTTCTTTTTAGCAAACAAAGCAACCTTGAGAAAGAATGGTAG
- a CDS encoding pyrimidine-nucleoside phosphorylase — MRMVDVISKKRDGQVLSKEEIQFFVTGYTNEQIPDYQASALAMAIFFQGMTAQETADLTLAMVDSGEKIDLSEIAGIKVDKHSTGGVGDTTTLVLAPLVAALGIPVAKMSGRGLGHTGGTIDKLESIAGFHVEVSKEEFITLVNQNQLSVVAQSGNLTPADKKMYALRDVTGTVNSIPMIASSIMSKKIAAGADAIVLDVKVGAGAFMKTKEEAKQLAETMVTIGSKVGRKTVAVLSDMSQPLGNAIGNALEVKEAIDTLKGQGPKDLTELVLTLGSQMVVLSNKADTVEKARVMLQQAIQSGAAIEKFKTFLDNQGGDSSVVDDPTKLPQAAFKIEIPALQNGFVSEIVAHDLGTVAMMLGAGRATKNDVIDLGVGLVLNKKVGDPVAKGESLITVYSNEEKVDAIIHKLYSCFTISEQQNHPTLIHELLLK, encoded by the coding sequence ATGAGAATGGTCGATGTTATTAGTAAAAAAAGAGATGGTCAAGTATTAAGTAAAGAAGAAATCCAATTTTTTGTTACAGGGTATACTAATGAGCAGATTCCTGATTATCAAGCAAGTGCTCTTGCTATGGCTATTTTCTTTCAAGGAATGACTGCTCAAGAAACAGCTGACTTAACATTAGCTATGGTGGATTCAGGCGAAAAAATCGATCTTAGTGAGATAGCTGGCATAAAAGTTGATAAGCATTCAACTGGTGGGGTAGGAGATACAACAACGCTAGTGCTAGCTCCACTAGTAGCGGCGTTAGGTATTCCAGTAGCGAAAATGTCAGGGCGTGGCTTAGGGCATACAGGAGGTACTATTGATAAACTAGAATCAATCGCAGGGTTTCATGTTGAAGTCAGCAAAGAAGAATTCATAACATTAGTCAATCAAAATCAGTTGTCAGTCGTTGCACAAAGTGGCAATCTAACCCCAGCAGACAAAAAAATGTATGCACTAAGAGATGTGACTGGGACCGTTAATTCTATTCCAATGATTGCAAGTTCTATTATGAGTAAAAAGATTGCTGCTGGGGCTGATGCGATTGTATTGGATGTAAAAGTTGGAGCAGGTGCTTTTATGAAAACAAAGGAAGAGGCAAAGCAATTAGCAGAAACGATGGTTACAATTGGCAGTAAAGTCGGACGTAAGACGGTGGCAGTTCTCTCAGATATGTCGCAACCATTGGGCAACGCGATTGGGAATGCACTAGAGGTCAAAGAAGCCATTGATACCCTAAAAGGACAAGGACCAAAAGACTTAACGGAGTTAGTGCTGACATTAGGTAGTCAAATGGTGGTCCTATCCAATAAAGCAGATACGGTAGAGAAAGCACGTGTCATGTTGCAACAAGCCATTCAAAGTGGCGCAGCGATTGAAAAGTTTAAAACATTTTTAGATAATCAAGGCGGAGATAGTTCTGTTGTAGATGATCCAACAAAATTGCCTCAAGCTGCCTTTAAAATTGAAATTCCGGCCTTACAGAATGGCTTTGTCTCAGAGATTGTTGCGCATGATCTAGGAACGGTAGCGATGATGCTAGGGGCAGGGAGAGCGACAAAGAATGATGTGATTGACTTAGGAGTTGGTCTGGTACTGAATAAAAAAGTTGGAGACCCTGTGGCAAAAGGTGAATCTCTTATTACTGTTTATAGCAATGAAGAAAAAGTTGATGCAATTATTCATAAGCTTTATTCCTGCTTCACGATTTCAGAGCAACAAAATCATCCAACTTTAATTCATGAGCTTCTTTTAAAATAA